The sequence CCCTCGCGAGGTCGGTCGCCTCGAGGACGCGCTCCTGAGCGAACATGACGGTGACGGGGTGGTCGGGGAAGACGTCGCCCGACCAGGCGAGCGACCGAAAACCGTCGTCCCCGTCGCCGATGGCGGTCGCGTACGGTTCCTGAATCATTGTCGCGTCGAGGTCGCCCGACGCCATCGCCTGCGGGGTCCTCGCCGGCGGCACCGTCGGTTTCGAGACGACCGATTCCAGCTCGCCGAGGTCGAGGTCTCGCTCGATCCAGTAGCGCAACACCGCGTCTGGAACGCTGCCGTCGGGTGCCGCACCGATCCGCGGTTTTCGGCCCTCTCGAGACTCGAATCGCGAGAACGCGTCGCGACCGTGCTCGTCGTATAGGTCCGCAAACGTCGACGTACCCATCACGCGGAATCCCTCGCAGGAGTTCACGGTCAGAACGCCTGCCGGTTTCCCCCGGTCGACAAGCACCATCGCCGGCGTGACGCCGAAGAAAGCGACGTCGATCTCGTCGCCGGCGAAGGCTTTGACGACGTCCGGCCCCGACGCGAACCGTTCGGGCGTCACGTCCGCTGAGACGTCGTCGTAGAGCCCCTCCTCGGTCATCACGTAGTGGTGCATGTTCGGATAGATCGGCACGTACGCGACCGACAGCGTATCGAGGTCACCGCTCCCGGCGAGCGAATCGAGGCAACCGGCCGTCGAGAGGCCGAGCGATGCGACTGCCGTACCGCGCTTCAGGACGGTTCGACGGCGCTGATCCAGCATTGATAATAAAATTCTGTACGTAGATAATATATATTGCTAATCCACTCTAGTGAGTTGATACAGCTCTCGCTCTCTGGCTCACCGAAGACGCGATACAGTTCCAATACGGTGGACGGTCCCAGCGATCGACAGCGAAACGACGCAACCACTAACACGGTCGCCGGCGACCGGTGACGTATGAACGACCTCGCCGATCGGGAGTGGCGGCTGATCCGGGACGAGCCCCGCGAGGGAGCCGTCCAGATGTCCCTCGAGGAGATCGCGGCGCAAACGGCTCTCGAGGACGACCTGCGGACGGTTCGAGTCTACTCGTGGGAGCCGAGCACGCTGTCGCTGGGGTACCGCCAGGACGCCGACACCGTCGACTGGGAGTACTGCGAGCGCGAGGGGATCGACGTCACCCGTCGCCAGACCGGCGGGGGCGGGATCTACCACGATCGGGACGCGGACATCTCCTACACGATCGTCGCGCCCGCCGACGAGGTGCCGGGGGATCTGATGGACTGTTATGAACTGTTCTGCGAGCCGATCCTCGAGGGGCTCCGGGAGATGGGCGTCGACGCCGACTTCGCCGCGACCGAGCAGGCGTCGATCTACCAGCCCTCCTGCTACCTGCGGGACATCAACCCGGCCCACGACGTGGTCGCACCCGCCGATGCGGGCGCGGAGGCGAAGAAGATCAGCGGCAACGCACAGTACCGCCAGCGCGACGTCGTCATCCAGCACGGGTCGATCAGCTACGACCTCGAGCCCGAGCGCCACGTCGGCGTCTTCGATACCGACCTCGAGCCGGAGACGTTCGCTGACCGCGTGACGAGCGTCCGCGAGCAGGCGGGAATCGATCGCGAGGCGGCTGTCGAGACGCTGGCGATGGCGCTGGGGGAGTGGTGTGACGCCGATGAAGGGACGTGGCGCAACGGGGAACTCGAGGCGGCCCGCGACCTCGCCGATCGGAAGTTCGGCGCGGACGCGTGGATCCGGAATCGAGCGGTGCTGGAAGCGGACGGCGAGTGACCACGAGAAACGGATCGGTTGCGAAGCGGCGCGGATCGGCCGCGAGGCGGCGAGGCCCTTAGCTGGCGATGGCCTTCCAACTCCAACCGGCGAGGATGATCAGGACGACTGCCATGGCGAAGAACACGCCCCACTGCGCGGCTCCGGAGTCGGCGATCGGGGCGAAGATATCGACCAGCCCGGTCGCCTGCATCGCACCGAGCACGAGTAGCCACAGACCCAGGATCGAGACGACCGCGATCCCGATCCAGTTGCGGGTCATCCACTTCGTCTCCGCCTCGGCCTCCTCCTTGGAGGTCGTCGGCTTCTCCGTCGGCTCTCGATCCGGTTCGGACATAGTGGTGCCTACCACGGACGCGCGGGAAACGGTTCCACCTGCAGGATCCGGGGTTCGATCGATTCCGCCGAAAGCGACCCCGGACCGTCTCGAGTGGCGAATCGATCGCTCTTCGAGGGGCGAGTCACTCGAGAACGCCGTCCTGCCGTCGTCGCAGCGTGCCCCGGACGATCGGCGTCGCCGGGAAGACGCCGTCGTCGAGGCGATCGATCTCCTCGACCGCCAGCGCCTCGTGGTCGACGAAGCGCGTGACCGTGTCTCGGGTGAGGTGACAGCCGCCCGCGACGCGCTTCCAGACGGGATCGAGCAGTCGCTGCCCGCTCCCGCGCCAGCCGTCGGCGCCGACGTGCTCGAGGAAGCGGAACTCGCCGCCCGGTTTCAGCACCCGGACGACCTCCTCGAGCGCGGCGTCGGGATCCTGAACGGTACAGAAGACGACGCCGGCGAGGACGACGTCGAAGCTGTCGTCGGGATAGGGCAGCGACTCGGCGCGGGCGTCCCGGAGGTCGACCGCGAGGCCGGCCTCACGGGCGGCCTCGGCCGCCCGCTTGCGCATGTTCGGGTCCGGTTCGATCGCGTGGTACTCGAGATCCCCCGCGGTGCCGTCGACGACGAACGGGAACATGTCCCCGGTGCCACAGCCCAGTTCGAGCGCGCGACCCGAGAGGTCCCGGGCGAGGTAGCCGCGCTCGGCCTCGAGGGCCTCCGGTTCCGGGAGGAAGTCGTAGCAGGCGGCGAAGAGCGGGTGGTCGACCTCGTATTCGTCTGCCGATCGCGTCGCGGATTCGGGAGTCAAGTCGGACATCTCACTCGAGGTGACGACGGACTGATGTGTAATGGTTTCCCGTGGCAGGAGTGTTCGATCGCGTCTCAGCGGATCGTGTCCGGAATGCGCTCGATTACGTCGGTCGCGACGACGCCCGGTCCGTGGTCGGCCGTCGCCAGTTCGCCGGACTTTCCGAGGATCCACGCGCCCAGTTCGGCCGCCTCGCGCCGGTCCATCCCCTGGCCGAGCAGCGAGGCGATGATGCCGACCATCGTGTCGCCGGTGCCGGCGACGGTCATCGCGGACGTCCCCGTCTCGTTTTCGAGCCGCTCGCCGTCGGCCACGATCTCGTCGACGTCGCCGGTCAGCGCCACCACGGCGCCGGTCTCCGTCGTGAACTCGTCAAGCGAGCCGTACTCGTCGCGGATCGGTCCGACCTCCGCGCCGCTGGGTGTGAGCACGGCGTTCGAGAGGTCGGCATCGAGCGACGGCTCGAGGGCAAGGGCGTCGACGACCATCGGAACGTCGACGGTGTCGATCGCCTCGTAGACGGCCTCGGGATCGGCGTCGACGAGGCCGGGGCCGATCACGAGCGCGTCGGCCCACTCGCCCATCTCGCGGGTGCGTTCGACCGCGCTCTCCTCGAACTGTTCGCCCGCGTAGCGGTCGACCAGCAGGTTCGGATCCTGCCCCGCGACGATCTCGTAGATCGGATCGGGAACGAACGTTCGAACGTGGTCGGAGCCGGTTCGCAGCGCCGCGCGGCCGACGAGCGCCGGCTGGTTGGGGTACTCGATCGACCCGGCGACGATGCCGATCCGGCCGTTGTCGATCTCTTCCTCGGAGATGTTCGAGAGCGTTCGCTGCAATCGTCCCATACCGCACCTCGAGAAGCGGGACGGGTAGACGTTCGGCAGGCGAGTTACGGTCGTTTTCGATTCGATCGTTCCGGTCGGGAGCGGTCCCACATCCCGTCTCCGGCCGCTCGATCGCCCCCATCGTGTGCTACGATAAACCATAGTACGTGGCCGCCGTAGCTAGCTGTATGTTCAACGACAGAACCGACGCTGGCGAACGGCTCGCCGCCAAACTCGAGTCCCGCGGCCTCGAGGCCGACGTCGTCCTCGGGATTCCCCGCGGCGCCTTGCCCGTCGCGCGGCCGGTCGCGGACGCGCTGGACGCGGACCTCGACGTGGTGGTCGCCCGGAAGATGGGCGCGCCGGGGAATCCCGAGCTGGCGATCGGCGCGGTTGCCAGTGACGGCAGCGTCTGGTACAACGACGACCTCCTCGAGCGACTCGGCGTCTCCGAGGGCTACCTCGAAGAGATCCGCGAAGAGGAGGCCGAAAACGCCGCGGACAAAGCGGACCGCTACCGGCCGCGGGATCGGTCGGGACTGCCCGACCTCGAGGGGAAGCGCGCGGTCGTCGTCGACGACGGCGTCGCGACCGGCGCGACCGCGACGGCCTGTCTCCGACAGGTGCAGGATTCGGGCGCCGAGTACGTCGCGCTGGCAGTTCCGGTCGGCTCGCCACGCGGCGTCGCCGACCTCGAGCGCGAAGCCGACGAGGTGATCGCCCTCGAGACGCCCGAGTCGTTCCGCGCGGTCGGCCAGTTCTATCGCGAGTTCGGACAGGTAACCGACGAGGAAGCGATGGCGTACCTCGACCGCTGAGCGGACGTCATTCGATCGGAATCCGGGTGACGCTCCGGGCGGGTGAACGGATCGGTACGGTCGTGTCCGCGTCGAACTCCCAGTACTCGGTCTCTGCCGACTCGAGCGGGCCCGCGTCGCGGGCCCGCACCTCGAGGTCCTCGAGCGTTCGTTTGATACCCAGATGGTGGCCCGCGCCGACGACGGCGACGACGTCGTGGCCCTCGCTGCGGAGCGCGTGGAGCCGCCGGCCCATCGATCGATCGCGGCGGTCGATCATGATCTCGGTCAGTTCCGGGAGGAGCAGCCGCATCTGTTCGATCGCCGGCTGGACGTCCTCGCCGCTGGTGATCTCCTCGAACGACGTCGTCAGCAGCTCGAGCTGTTTGGCCTGTCGGTCCGGCCCCATCCGCTGGGTGCGCGCGAACAGCTTCGGGAGCAGCTCCGGTCCGACGCGGTCGGCGAGCGCGGAAAGCGTCTCCGCGATCGGATCGTCGATCAGCGCGACGTCTATATCCAGTTCGGCCGCGGTCTCGACGGCCGCCTCCATGTCGGTCTGGCCGGGATCGAGCCCGTATAGCCGGACGACCGTCCGCTGGACCGCCTGCAACACGGTGTAGGCCGCCGCCGTCGCCGGCGGCAGCTCCTGGGCCAGTTCGAGGGGGCTGCGGCCGCTTCGCTCCTCGAGGCGGTCGTATCGCCGGTCGTCGAGTTCGACGGCGACGACGTCCGGTTCGGTCTCGCGGATCGTCGACCGGACCCGACGCCGGTGGGTCGGCGAGAAGTGGACGCTCGGAACGATCGTAATGGTTCCCTGGGCGGACATGCTCGTCGTGGTACGCTCGCCACGGCCTTGAAACGGTGACCCGACCGCGCCGGGAGGATAGAACTGGAAGAACAACCCGTCTCAGGGCCAGAGGCCGCGCGCTTCGTGGGCCTCGGCGACCCGCGAGAGCGCGACGGCGTAGGCCGCGTCGCGCCACGTGAGGTCCTTCGCCTCGACCTCGTCGCGGACGGCCGACCAGGCGTCGACCATCTCGGTCTCGAGTTCCTCGTGGACCCGTTCTAGGCTCCAGGCGCGGCGGTTGATGTCCTGGAGCCACTCGAAGTAACTCACCGTCACGCCGCCGGCGTTGGCGAGGATGTCGGGGACCACGTGAATTCCACGCTCCTCGAGAATGGTGTCGGCGGCGAACGTCGTCGGGCCGTTGGCGCCCTCGACGACGACGTCCGCGTCGATCGCGTCGGCGTTGTCCGCGGTGATCACGTTGCCGACGGCGGCCGGTACGAGGACGTCGACGTCGAGTTCGAGCAGTTCGTCGTTCGAGAGCCGGTCGACGTCCGTGCCGACGGCGGCGGCGTAGGCGGTGACCGCCTCGGGCTCCTCGTCGTGGGACGGGATGTCGGCGACGTCGATCCCGTCTGGGTCGTAAACGGCGCCGTTGACGTCAGAGACGGCGACGACGGTCGCACCCCACTCGTCGAGCAGGCGCGCCGCGTTCGCGCCGACGCTGCCGAAGCCCTGGACGGCGACGGTGACGTCCTCGAGCGGGTAGCCGTAGTAGTCGCAGGTCTCGCGCGTGATGATGGCGACGCTGCGGCCGGGCGCCTCCTCGCGGCCGTGGGAGCCGCCGACGACGGGCGGTTTGCCGGTGACGACGCCGGGGATGGTCTCGCCCTCCTGCATGCTGTAGGCGTCCATCAGCCAGGCCATCGCCTCCGGACCGGTCCCCATATCGGGGGCGGGGATGTCCGTCGTTGGTCCGATCACGTCGCGGATCTCTTGGGCGAACCGGCGCGTGAGCCGCTCGGTCTCCTCGTCGGACAGGGACTTGGGGTCGACCACGACGCCCCCCTTCGCGCCGCCGAAGGGGAGGTCCATCACCGCGCACTTCCAGGTCATCCACATCGAGAGGCCGACGCACTCGTCGCGCGTCACCTCAGGATGGTATCGGAGGCCGCCCTTGTACGGCCCGCGGACGCTGTCGTGCTGGGCGCGGTAGCCGGTGAAGACGTCGACGCTCCCGTCGTCGCGCTTGAGCGGAACGGCCACCTCGTGGACCGCCGCGGGGTGTTTGAGCCGCTCGAGGACGGCGTCGTCGATCTCGAGGTGGGTCGCGGCGCGATCGAGTTGTCTGCGCGCGGTCTCGAGGGCGGTTTCGGTCGACTCAACCGGGCGGTGCTCCTTGGGTGGTGTCGTCGACTGCTGGTTCGAAGCCATGAAGTCGAAACGGGGGTTATTCGATCGGTGTACCGCGATTACGCATGTCGCCGCCGCAGTCGGGGCAGGTCGTTCCCGACGGCGCGCGAACGACGGTTCCGCAGTCGAAACACTCGTAGGTCGATTCCTCGTCGGGGGCGAGTTGAACGTCTTTCATGGAGAGATCGGTCACGGCACTTAGGAATAATAAGGATATTAGGATAGGTATATTCGTAGGATAGCTAGCGTCGATGGGTAGCCGGGGTTCACTATTCAACCCCCAGCGCAGCATTTGCCGGGAGTCCGAGCTCGTCGAACAGGAGAACGAAGAGTTTCCGCTGGACCGCCCGCACGTGACGGTAGAACGCGGCCGAGGAGATGCCGAGCGTGGCGGCCATCTCCTCGCCGGACTGCTCACGGGGCGACTCGAAGTAGCCGCCGTAGTAGGCCAGCTGGACGACCTCAAGTTGGCGCTCGGTCAGTCGCTCGAGCAGTTCGCTCCGGAGGTCGCGCGCGGTCGTTCTGTCGACGGTCCGCTTGGCGTGGAGGTCGACATCGTCGAGCGCGTTCGAGACGACGTCGACGCTGTTGCCCGCGTCGACGGTCGGCGGAACGTCGACGACGACGCGCGCACCGTCGGGGGACGCCTCCACGCTGCGGAGCACAACGCCGTGGTCCGCGAGGCGCAACGCCAGAAACGGCGGCGCCAGTTCGAGCAGGACCGTCCCCCTGTGATCGTCCGTGGCCTCGGTCTCGCCGTCCCCGAAACCGACCGCTCGAGCGCCCTCGACGGCGACGAGATCGGCGGCTGCCTCTACGACGGCGTCCGCCGGGGCGCCCTCGACAGTCGCGAACACCGCGGCGCCGTCCTCGTGGAGGCGGACGCCGCCGTCGAACGAGAGGACACAGTCGGCTCGCCGGGCCAACCGGGAGAAGACGAAGCTCTCGTCGCCGACGTCGAACTCGAGGCGGGTCCGGGAGTCAGTCAGCAGCGCCTGTTTGCGCTCGACGGCGGCGATGGCGGAGGCGATCGTCTCGCCCAGTTCCGCGAGGACGCTCCGCGTGACCTCGTCGAAGGCGTCGGGGCGATCAGCGTAGACGGCCAGCATGCCGTAGGTGAATTCGTCGTAAGCCAGGGGCACGCCCGCGACGGACTGGTACTCCCGCGAGAGCGCCGCCGAGCGCCACGGCTCCTCGCGGAGCCCGTCAGCGACGTTCGAGACGACCGTTACCTCGCCGTCGGCCGCCGCGCGGGCCGCGGGTTCGGCCGCGTCGGCCAGCGAGAGTGAGACGCCGTCGAGGTAGTCCCGGCCGCGGCCGGTCCCGTCGTGGGTGCTCGGCTCGAGTCGCTCGCCCGGGGCGTCGGTCGTTCCGATCCAGGCGAACGCGAACCGATCGGCCGCGGTCAGTCGCTCGCAGACGGCGGTCTCGATCTCCTCGCGGGTCTCGGCCCGAACCAGCGCCGCGTCGATCTCGCGGATGATCTCGTTGATCCGATCGAGCCGCGTGAGCCGCCGGTTCTGGCGCTTGAGTTCCCGGTCGCGCTCACGGAGGGACCGCTCGCGTTCGACCCGATCGAGGGCGGCCTCGGCCGTCGCCGCCAGCAGGTCGGTCAGTTCGCGGTCGACATCGTCGAACGCGTCGCGCTCCGACGAGCCCGCGAGGAAGACGCCGTGATCGCCCAGCGGGACGACCGCCGCGCCCCGGATATCGGTCGTCGGGTCCGCCAGCGCCTCGGCGTCGCGGACGTCCGTGAAAAACCGGGACTCGCCGTCGATGAAAGCCCGACCCGAGACGCTCTCTTCGCCGACCGGATGCCGCGAAAGCGGTCCGTGGAGGCGGTTCATCCCCGGCGATGCGGCGACCGGCTCGAGGACGTTTTTGTCGCCGTCGAAGAGGTAGACGCCGCTGGCCTCGAGATCGAGTACGTCGGCGGCGTCGGCCGCGACGCGGTCGGCGATCTCGCGGTCGCTCTCGGCGTAGAGCAGTTCGCGTGCGGTCCGGTGGAGGGCGGTCAGGGCCTCCTCGCGGCGCTTTCGCGTCGTGACGTCGCGACAGCTGTATAGGGTCGTCCCACCCTGGATCGCGACCTCGCGGATGTTGACCAGCAGCGTGTGCTCGCGGCCGGCCCTGTCGGTGGCCGTACACTCGATGTTGGTGAGCACGCCCTCCCGCTCCAGCTCCTCGCGGTCGAAGAGCTCCGACCCCAGGAGCTCGTCGATCGTCCCCATCTCGTAGATCTCCTCGTCGGTGTAGCCGAAGATGAAGTGGACGTTCGGACAGACGTAGGTGAACGCGCCGTCGTCGTCCGCGATGAGGACGGTGTCGGTCATGTTGTTCAGCGTCACCCGGTGGAGCTCCTCCGACTCGCGCAGTTCCCGCTCGAGTCGGGCCCGTTCGGTGACGTCGTTCGCCCGCGCAAGCAGGGAGACGACGGTCCCGGACTCGTCGCGAACGGGTCGGACTATCACCTCGAGCGTCCGCGAGTCGTCGGCCGTATCGGCTCCGGCGTCAGTTTCGGTTTCGACGCCGGCATCGGTGTCCGTACCCGCGCCGTTCGTCCGCGCCCCGCGGTCGAGTACGAGGGTCACCTCGCGGTAGACGACCGTCCCGTTCGCCGCTCGGTCGACCGCGGTCCCGATCGTCGATCGATCCTCCTTGAGGCGGTTCCACAGCGGGAGCGCCGCGAACGGCTCCCCGCGAACGTCGGCGCCGGCCGCGTCGGGCGTTCCGCGCGCCTCGAGGGCGCGCTCGTTGGCCCGACGCACTCGTCCGTCCGGCTCCAGCACCCACGCGTACGTCTCGGGATCGTCGAACACCGCGCCGAACTGGCGGGCGCGCTCGCGGCGCTCGCGCCGGTCGCGGCCCGCCTCGATCGCCCGTTCGACGGCCGCCTCGAGAGCCGAGGCGTCGCAATCGGCCGGCACGTACTCCGTGACGCCCGCGGCGATCGCATCGGCGGCGAGAGCCTCGCCGCCGTTGCCCTCCCGGGGCGCGAGGACGATCGGAACGTCCGGATCGCGGTCGCGGATCCGTTCGACGAGTTCGAGGCCGGTGGCGTCGGCCACCGACTGGGGCGTCAGGACGCAGTCGACCGACCGCGTCTCGAGGGCCTCGAGGGCCGCCGCCGCGCTCGAGACCCCCTCGTCGCTCCGCCGCGAGTCGAGCGAATCGAGCAGTGGCGCCGGGTCCGCTCCGGACGGTTCGACGACGAGCACGGTTCCGTCGTCGGTTCCTGCGGTAACCATTCGTCGTGTGTAGGGGCTCGGAGCGATAGAATCCATCGCTTCTCCTCGGCCCGTGCGAGGCGACGGACCGATACGCGTTCCCGTCTCGAGGCCCTGGTATCGGGTATGCGCGTCGCCGTCACCGTCGACGATCGGGAGCCCGCGGGCCTCGTCGAGGCCGTCCGCGACCACCCCGACGTGACGGAGGTCGTCGTCGACCGGCTGTCGACCGGCGACCTCGCGATCGATTCGGTCGGTATCGAACGCAAGACTCTACGGGACTACGTCAACAGCGCGATGGGCCGCTCGGGATCGGACCTCACCGATCAGGTCGAGCGCATGGCCGCCGCATACGACCACTCCTACGTCCTCCTCGAGGGCGACTTCGCCGATCTCGCGACCCTGCGGACGGCCGTCTCCCCCGAGTCGGTCCGGGGGTCGATGGCTTCGATCACGGCCCGCCACGAGGTGCCGGTCGTCCCCTGTACAGACCGCGCGCACCTCGTCGACTACGCGATCCGGTTGGGACGAAAGCACGTCGAGGAGCCCTCGAATCGCCGGCTCCCGGTCGGCTCCGTTCCGAGCCGTCGCGAACCCACGACCAAGCGCA comes from Haloterrigena salifodinae and encodes:
- a CDS encoding ABC transporter substrate-binding protein, with the protein product MLDQRRRTVLKRGTAVASLGLSTAGCLDSLAGSGDLDTLSVAYVPIYPNMHHYVMTEEGLYDDVSADVTPERFASGPDVVKAFAGDEIDVAFFGVTPAMVLVDRGKPAGVLTVNSCEGFRVMGTSTFADLYDEHGRDAFSRFESREGRKPRIGAAPDGSVPDAVLRYWIERDLDLGELESVVSKPTVPPARTPQAMASGDLDATMIQEPYATAIGDGDDGFRSLAWSGDVFPDHPVTVMFAQERVLEATDLARALVSAHLEATEFIRENPETAAEHASTVIGSGTSDERAAAAMESKAANFYSDPHRIADPTERIARYVADVGNTDAVVSNEDLFHFDAYDAVSE
- a CDS encoding lipoate--protein ligase family protein — encoded protein: MNDLADREWRLIRDEPREGAVQMSLEEIAAQTALEDDLRTVRVYSWEPSTLSLGYRQDADTVDWEYCEREGIDVTRRQTGGGGIYHDRDADISYTIVAPADEVPGDLMDCYELFCEPILEGLREMGVDADFAATEQASIYQPSCYLRDINPAHDVVAPADAGAEAKKISGNAQYRQRDVVIQHGSISYDLEPERHVGVFDTDLEPETFADRVTSVREQAGIDREAAVETLAMALGEWCDADEGTWRNGELEAARDLADRKFGADAWIRNRAVLEADGE
- a CDS encoding class I SAM-dependent methyltransferase gives rise to the protein MSDLTPESATRSADEYEVDHPLFAACYDFLPEPEALEAERGYLARDLSGRALELGCGTGDMFPFVVDGTAGDLEYHAIEPDPNMRKRAAEAAREAGLAVDLRDARAESLPYPDDSFDVVLAGVVFCTVQDPDAALEEVVRVLKPGGEFRFLEHVGADGWRGSGQRLLDPVWKRVAGGCHLTRDTVTRFVDHEALAVEEIDRLDDGVFPATPIVRGTLRRRQDGVLE
- a CDS encoding NAD(P)H-hydrate dehydratase, with protein sequence MGRLQRTLSNISEEEIDNGRIGIVAGSIEYPNQPALVGRAALRTGSDHVRTFVPDPIYEIVAGQDPNLLVDRYAGEQFEESAVERTREMGEWADALVIGPGLVDADPEAVYEAIDTVDVPMVVDALALEPSLDADLSNAVLTPSGAEVGPIRDEYGSLDEFTTETGAVVALTGDVDEIVADGERLENETGTSAMTVAGTGDTMVGIIASLLGQGMDRREAAELGAWILGKSGELATADHGPGVVATDVIERIPDTIR
- a CDS encoding phosphoribosyltransferase: MFNDRTDAGERLAAKLESRGLEADVVLGIPRGALPVARPVADALDADLDVVVARKMGAPGNPELAIGAVASDGSVWYNDDLLERLGVSEGYLEEIREEEAENAADKADRYRPRDRSGLPDLEGKRAVVVDDGVATGATATACLRQVQDSGAEYVALAVPVGSPRGVADLEREADEVIALETPESFRAVGQFYREFGQVTDEEAMAYLDR
- a CDS encoding TraB domain-containing protein, with the translated sequence MSAQGTITIVPSVHFSPTHRRRVRSTIRETEPDVVAVELDDRRYDRLEERSGRSPLELAQELPPATAAAYTVLQAVQRTVVRLYGLDPGQTDMEAAVETAAELDIDVALIDDPIAETLSALADRVGPELLPKLFARTQRMGPDRQAKQLELLTTSFEEITSGEDVQPAIEQMRLLLPELTEIMIDRRDRSMGRRLHALRSEGHDVVAVVGAGHHLGIKRTLEDLEVRARDAGPLESAETEYWEFDADTTVPIRSPARSVTRIPIE
- the gdhB gene encoding glutamate dehydrogenase GdhB — protein: MASNQQSTTPPKEHRPVESTETALETARRQLDRAATHLEIDDAVLERLKHPAAVHEVAVPLKRDDGSVDVFTGYRAQHDSVRGPYKGGLRYHPEVTRDECVGLSMWMTWKCAVMDLPFGGAKGGVVVDPKSLSDEETERLTRRFAQEIRDVIGPTTDIPAPDMGTGPEAMAWLMDAYSMQEGETIPGVVTGKPPVVGGSHGREEAPGRSVAIITRETCDYYGYPLEDVTVAVQGFGSVGANAARLLDEWGATVVAVSDVNGAVYDPDGIDVADIPSHDEEPEAVTAYAAAVGTDVDRLSNDELLELDVDVLVPAAVGNVITADNADAIDADVVVEGANGPTTFAADTILEERGIHVVPDILANAGGVTVSYFEWLQDINRRAWSLERVHEELETEMVDAWSAVRDEVEAKDLTWRDAAYAVALSRVAEAHEARGLWP
- a CDS encoding rubrerythrin-like domain-containing protein, which encodes MKDVQLAPDEESTYECFDCGTVVRAPSGTTCPDCGGDMRNRGTPIE
- a CDS encoding bacterio-opsin activator domain-containing protein → MVTAGTDDGTVLVVEPSGADPAPLLDSLDSRRSDEGVSSAAAALEALETRSVDCVLTPQSVADATGLELVERIRDRDPDVPIVLAPREGNGGEALAADAIAAGVTEYVPADCDASALEAAVERAIEAGRDRRERRERARQFGAVFDDPETYAWVLEPDGRVRRANERALEARGTPDAAGADVRGEPFAALPLWNRLKEDRSTIGTAVDRAANGTVVYREVTLVLDRGARTNGAGTDTDAGVETETDAGADTADDSRTLEVIVRPVRDESGTVVSLLARANDVTERARLERELRESEELHRVTLNNMTDTVLIADDDGAFTYVCPNVHFIFGYTDEEIYEMGTIDELLGSELFDREELEREGVLTNIECTATDRAGREHTLLVNIREVAIQGGTTLYSCRDVTTRKRREEALTALHRTARELLYAESDREIADRVAADAADVLDLEASGVYLFDGDKNVLEPVAASPGMNRLHGPLSRHPVGEESVSGRAFIDGESRFFTDVRDAEALADPTTDIRGAAVVPLGDHGVFLAGSSERDAFDDVDRELTDLLAATAEAALDRVERERSLRERDRELKRQNRRLTRLDRINEIIREIDAALVRAETREEIETAVCERLTAADRFAFAWIGTTDAPGERLEPSTHDGTGRGRDYLDGVSLSLADAAEPAARAAADGEVTVVSNVADGLREEPWRSAALSREYQSVAGVPLAYDEFTYGMLAVYADRPDAFDEVTRSVLAELGETIASAIAAVERKQALLTDSRTRLEFDVGDESFVFSRLARRADCVLSFDGGVRLHEDGAAVFATVEGAPADAVVEAAADLVAVEGARAVGFGDGETEATDDHRGTVLLELAPPFLALRLADHGVVLRSVEASPDGARVVVDVPPTVDAGNSVDVVSNALDDVDLHAKRTVDRTTARDLRSELLERLTERQLEVVQLAYYGGYFESPREQSGEEMAATLGISSAAFYRHVRAVQRKLFVLLFDELGLPANAALGVE
- a CDS encoding ERCC4 domain-containing protein, with translation MRVAVTVDDREPAGLVEAVRDHPDVTEVVVDRLSTGDLAIDSVGIERKTLRDYVNSAMGRSGSDLTDQVERMAAAYDHSYVLLEGDFADLATLRTAVSPESVRGSMASITARHEVPVVPCTDRAHLVDYAIRLGRKHVEEPSNRRLPVGSVPSRREPTTKRMYGCIEGIGPELAATLYKRYPTVESLLEASLEDLTEIEGIGERRARTIDAAFREDGRPE